AAATTGCGATGATCGCAATCACCACCAGCAGCTCGATCAGCGTAAACGCGCGCGCAGCAGCAAATCGGACCGCCGTGTTCTTCTTCATGGAATGATTGTTCATATGGGTTCTGGTCGAAGGGCGATTGGCATCAACAGTAGAGAGTTCGTCGGATGGGAAACAACGCCAGTTTGCGGAAAAGAATCTCCATTTCACGCCTCTCTCGCAGCAGTGTCGCGGAAGCGTTTCCGATACTCGCTCGGACTCACCTGCTTGATCGAACGAAAGTAACGGGAGAAGTGTTGGACCTCTGCAAAACCGAGTTCGGCAATTTCATTGATCGGCAAATCCGTCTCCACAAGCAGCCGCGCAATCTGGTCGGTTCGCACGCGCCGAATCTCCTCCAGGATCGACCTTCCAATCGCTGCACGAAATCGTTTCTCCAGCGAGCGCCGGGAAACACCGGAGTTGCGGGCGACGTCGTCCACCGAAATGCTCGTGCGTGCATTATCCCGGATAAACCTCAACGCTTTCCCCAAATGCGGTTCATCGGCCGCAACGAAATCCGTCGAACGCCGCGCCACCACCTGCGTCGCGGTCGCCAGAATGCGCCGCGAGATCCCGTCATATCCGCGCATCAATCCGGACAGGGCATGCGCGGCTTCGTAGCCCGCTCTTTGGAAATCAATGGCAACGCTTGAAAGCGGAGGGTTCGTCAGTCCGCAGACGATTTCATCGTTGTCGGCGCCGATGACACCTGCGACATCCGGCACCGCCAGGCCTGCGGCTTTGCACGCCTCCATGACGCGCTGGCTGCACTCATCGTTGCACGCCATGATCCCGATCGGTTTCGGAAGGGTATGCAGCCAGTCGGCCAATGCCCGAAGCTCGTCACCGCGATCATGGCCCGCTCGCGAAATCTCGTAATGTGAGACGACGGTCATCCCAGCCTGATCAAGCCGGCGTTGAAAGGAAATCTTCCGCAATCCCGACCATGCGGTGTTCTCGTATTCGGTTCGCGCGTATCCGCAGTAGGCAAAATGCTTGAATCCGCAGCTCAACAGGTGCTCCGCCGCCATCCTGCCAATCGTGTCAGAGTCCGTAATGACGTTCACGACACCCGGGACCTCGCTCTTCCGGTGCCCGATCACCACCGCAGGAATTCCACAATCCAGCGCTTCCTCAAGCTTTCCGGTGTCGCGAAGAATGATGCCGTCGGCTTCCACATTCCTCAGCATCTGCGAACCCTCTTCAAGACCGCCGGGCTCCCAATAAAATTGCCACGGGCCATGGTGATGGGCGTAGTTTGCGATGCCGCACAATAATTCGCGGCCAGACGCCCGCGACGATTCAATCCACAGGATGACTTTTGGAATGTTCGTCATGGGCGTTCAATCAACAATGCGCCGTCAATCTCCAAAACCCGACAGACTAAATTTGAAGAATTCGTGCAGGAAGGTTCCCGTTCGCGAAAAGACGGCGCAGCACCAACCCAAATACGAAACGCGATCGGGAGACAGGAACGGAAACGAAAGGGGTGAAATCAAATCCAGCCGCGCGGACCGAACCGCAACCACAGCCGTTGCGAGGGTTGGATCAGAACCTCCCGGAGGAGTTGTTCCATGCTGGCTGCTTCCGGCTCTTGCAGTCGCCGCGCCAGAAACAAGGCGGCCAGGAATGCCATGGATGCGGCGGCAAAGAAAACCGTGTAGCGATTCCAGGAAATGCCCATCCAAACCGCTTCGCGCCGGCCGATGGCATCGATCAGCAGCCCCCAGCCAATCGGCGCAAGTCCAAGCGTCACGTTGGCCAGAACAGAATACAGTGCGAAGAAATGGTTCCGGCCCATCTTCGGAATGACAGCCATTGCGAGGCGGCTGTTTGCCATATTGATCAGAGCCGCCAGCAGACCCATGCAAAACTGGAGCACGGCCAATCCAACCAGCCGCACATCCATCACTTTTCCCGAGAACGCCACCCAACCGGCCAACACCAGCATCCAGGCAGCGAGCGAGAAGGTCAGCACGGGTTTGCTTCCGAGCCGGTCCAGCCGGTGGCCGATGAAACCCAGGCTGCTCAGGCCGCCGAGAAATGCCACCGAGGTGATGAGCAGGATGCGTCCCTCACTCAAACCCACTTCCATGCGAAGGTACGCAACGGTGAATGCCGTCATGCCGCCATAGGCCACAGACCAGGCAACCACCGCGCTCAACAGTTTTTTAAACGGCGGAAATCGCAGCATCTCGACCCACGGGATTCGGGCGTTCGAAGTCCTCGGAGGCTCGGAGATGGGCGCGTCGGGGATGCGTTTCAGGAAGATGAGGCTCGTTCCGCCTGCCGCGGCGCTGAATGCAAAAAGGAGCGAAAACTGCCACGAATGGGTTTGTCCACTAAGCAAGGCCGCCGCAATCAGGAACGCAACGAAGCACCCAAAGTTTGTCGTCGCCGCATCCCGGACGAGGTACCTTCCCCGCAGCGGCTCAGGCACCAGTTCCGTGATCCACGGCAGCCATGCGCTGCTTGAAATTCCTCGCGAAAGGTTGAAGCAGAACAACAGGGCAATCGTCAGGGCCAGCCGATTGTTCGCATCGAGAAAAGAACTCGCAAGCGGGACGAGCGCGATTCCAATGATGAAGAACACCCGCGTTCCCCACCCAGCGTACACGAATCGCTTGTAGCCGATGCGATTGATGTAATTTGCAGCCGGAATCTGGGAAATGACCAGCAGAGGCATCATGCCAGCCACGATGCCGAGGACCGTTGCACTGGCTCCCAGCGATTTCGCGTAGAGCACCATCGGGCTGCTCTGCATGATTGGAAACGAAAGTGCATTGAGTGCACCGAACCAGAAGGCGTTGTGCAGACCTGCGGGAAAGCTTGGAGACGGGGGCGGTGATAGGGGAACGTTGTTCAAGCGAGCGTGCGGCGATCAAAGCTTTGTCCGAATGCCACAGGCACGAGCCAGGCACCAGCCACGGATTGCCTCAAACAAAACAAACAAACCCACCGCAACCAGGCCCAGGCAGATCCACAGATGAAAATCCGCGGTGATGATGCCTGCGATCAACAGCACCGATCCCAGCACGCCACGAACAATGCGGCCTTGAAAACCGATATTTCGATCGAAGAAGCGACTCATACGCTGAAGGGTACTTAGCATATAACCAGCCCGAGGCAAAATGGTTCTGCAAGACTGGAGCGCTTGCATGCAGGATGCGAATCCGCAAAACTGCGCCGCCCTGACTCTTGGCAAATGAACATTCACCACCTGGAACTTTTCTACTACGTCGCACGGCACGGCGGCATCATGGAAGCCGTCAGAAACATTCCGTATGGAATCCAGCAACCCGCGGTCAGCGGACAGGTGGCGCAATTGGAGCAGTTCCTCGGAGTCACGCTATTTCGGCGCCGCCCATTCGCTTTGACAGCCGAGGGGCAGCGTCTCTTCGCGTTCATCGAGCCGTTCTTCGCGGGGCTTGACTCGATTGTCACGGAACTTCAGGGCGGACAGGCTCGACAGGTCCGAATCGGCGCGTCGACCATTGTTTTGAGAGATCATCTGCCGGCGATCATTCCATCCGTGAAAAGGAAGTTCCCCGGGCTGCGCGTGTTGTTGCGGAACGGCTATCCTGCAGAGTTTGAAACGCTGTTGCACAGCGGTGAGCTCGACCTGGCCATCACCCTTCTGGAAAAAAAATCCATGACGGGACTCCGGTCTGAGGTGCTCCTTGAGGCGCCGCTGGCGTTGCTCGTCCACCGCGATTCTCCCATTACCGCCGCGAACCAGCTGTGGTCGCAGGACAGGATCGACACACCTCTTATCTGTCTTCCGCCTGGCGAGCTTGTCACCCGCTTGTTTCAACAAAAACTCAGGCAAATGAAGATCGACTGGTTCCCGGCGATCGAAGCGAGTTCCGCTGACCTCATCGACACTTACGTCTCTGCCGGACTTGGAATTGGACTTTCAGTGCTGACGCCGCATTGGAAACGTCCCGCGGAAGTGCGAGCGCTCCCGCTGGACGGTTTTCCGCCGATTCTGATGGGAGCCTTGTGGCGGGGCAAGCCGAACAAAGTGATTGAATCCTTCGTGAGTGCCATGCGTTCGCGCGCGTCAGGTCTATCGCCAAAACCCGGCGCCATTAAGGCTTGAGCCGGCTGCCTCGGTTCAAGACACAGTGCGCGGTCGTGTGACAGGGCCCGCTTCAGCCTCCGCTCGCCGCTGATCCATTTCCGCACAAACACGCCGCTCCTTCCCTGTCAGCTGCGATGATCCCCTCTTTGGCAGCGCGAATGCTCCTTTCCCGGATGTTCAGTCAACAATCGGTTCATCATGCATTCTGACCGTTACAAGACAAACGCAGCCAAAACGCAGGGCGGCTTCACACTCGTTGAAGTCGTCATCGCGATCGCGATTGTCGCCACTGCATTCGCCGGCACAATCCTGTGCTACACCCAATTGGCCCGCCGCGCGCAATGGTCCGGATACTCCCTGGCGGCGCAGGCTCTTGCGATCCAGCAGATCGAGCAGGCTCGCTCGGCAACTTACGATCCCGCCCAGAATGCGACGGGCGCCAATCCGGACGGACGCAATGAGATCACGAATATGGTGCTGATCGCGCGGGCGCGCTCGGGGGAGACGGTTACGGGCTACACGACAAACATCCTTGATATCCCCTACTCCGGGAACAATTTCGTTTTCGCGACCAATTACGTGACGCTTAAACCCATTCCCGTCGGCACAGGCACAGGCCTCAGGGTGTGGATGGTGAAGGTCGACACCGTATGGCCATTTTCGTGGGCGAATCAAATAAGGCTGTTTACGAACTCCATTTCCACCTACTGCGCGCCGGACAATCGATCCGGCGACACCCTCTTCAACTGACTTTGGGAAGCATATGAAACTGTTTTCGAATCCAGGAAGGATGGGCGTTCAATCCCGGCCGGTGTCTCTCGCGGGATTTACCCTCATCGACATCATGGTATCGATGGGCATTTTCAGCATGGTCACGGTGGCCATGGTTTACGCCCATCTGTTTGGGCTTCGCTATAATCAACTGGTGGAGAGCAAGCTTGGCGCGAGTGATGATGCGCGGCGCGGACTAGGCGAACTTTGCCTGCACGTGCGAACCGCGAAGTTCCATTCCATCGGGAACATGGGAAACTCGGGATTCGAAGCGCTGGAGGACGGAGTCCAACAGCGTGGCAACGCGTTGCAACTGATTCTGACCACGAACCAGAGCAGCAGCATCACCTATTACTTCGAGACCAACACCCCTGGCAATTTCACCCTCCGCCGGATCCGGACCGGGAATCTTACCCCCCAAATCATTGCCAGCCACTTGACGAACAATTTCCAGAACAGCCTTGTCTTCATAGCGGAAGATCACAAGGGCGAACCGATCTATGACCTCTCGAATCGCCGCGTAGTGAGGTTCATTCTCGATTTCTGCCAGTATCAGTACCCGCTGACGCAGGTGGGTCCTGGCAATTTCTACGATCGCTACAAGATGGAATTCCGACTCACCCCGCACGTTCCCGAAGGCCGATGAAAACAAATCTCCGTCCAAATCGTCGCACACTGTCAGGCTATGCCCTGTTCATGGTGCTCGGTATCACCGCAGTCAGTTTCATTGTTCTGGCGTCCACATCGCAGCGAACCTACACGCTTTCCAAGCTGAACGACCGTCATGCTGAACTGATGATGTGCCAGAATGCGGCCGAAGCATCCGTCGAGGCGGTGTTTGCAAAGATGCAATATGACTTCCAGTCAGCGGGCGGACCCGGCACGGTCACAAACAGCCTGAACTCAATCCATTACCGCGGTTATATCCCGCGTTCCACGAACGATGCTTATTGGGCGCGATTTATCTTCTCAGATGGCCAGGGAAATAATGGCAAGACGTATGTCAACCAGATTGCCCAGTACACAGGGCAGTTGCCTCAAGCGTACGAAGGGCGCTACACGGCGAATGCTCCCGTTTATAGGATCCTTTCAAACGCGAAGCTCGCCAGCGGAGGCAACGGCGTCATCGGAACCGCCCAACAGGATGTGCTGCTCGCCCTCGTGCCGCTCACTGCCTACGCGATTTTCTACAACGACCTGCTGGAGTTCAGCACGTGCGCAACGATG
The sequence above is drawn from the Verrucomicrobiia bacterium genome and encodes:
- a CDS encoding LysR family transcriptional regulator; protein product: MNIHHLELFYYVARHGGIMEAVRNIPYGIQQPAVSGQVAQLEQFLGVTLFRRRPFALTAEGQRLFAFIEPFFAGLDSIVTELQGGQARQVRIGASTIVLRDHLPAIIPSVKRKFPGLRVLLRNGYPAEFETLLHSGELDLAITLLEKKSMTGLRSEVLLEAPLALLVHRDSPITAANQLWSQDRIDTPLICLPPGELVTRLFQQKLRQMKIDWFPAIEASSADLIDTYVSAGLGIGLSVLTPHWKRPAEVRALPLDGFPPILMGALWRGKPNKVIESFVSAMRSRASGLSPKPGAIKA
- a CDS encoding MFS transporter, which translates into the protein MQSSPMVLYAKSLGASATVLGIVAGMMPLLVISQIPAANYINRIGYKRFVYAGWGTRVFFIIGIALVPLASSFLDANNRLALTIALLFCFNLSRGISSSAWLPWITELVPEPLRGRYLVRDAATTNFGCFVAFLIAAALLSGQTHSWQFSLLFAFSAAAGGTSLIFLKRIPDAPISEPPRTSNARIPWVEMLRFPPFKKLLSAVVAWSVAYGGMTAFTVAYLRMEVGLSEGRILLITSVAFLGGLSSLGFIGHRLDRLGSKPVLTFSLAAWMLVLAGWVAFSGKVMDVRLVGLAVLQFCMGLLAALINMANSRLAMAVIPKMGRNHFFALYSVLANVTLGLAPIGWGLLIDAIGRREAVWMGISWNRYTVFFAAASMAFLAALFLARRLQEPEAASMEQLLREVLIQPSQRLWLRFGPRGWI
- a CDS encoding DUF2892 domain-containing protein, whose amino-acid sequence is MSRFFDRNIGFQGRIVRGVLGSVLLIAGIITADFHLWICLGLVAVGLFVLFEAIRGWCLARACGIRTKL
- a CDS encoding DNA-binding transcriptional regulator translates to MTNIPKVILWIESSRASGRELLCGIANYAHHHGPWQFYWEPGGLEEGSQMLRNVEADGIILRDTGKLEEALDCGIPAVVIGHRKSEVPGVVNVITDSDTIGRMAAEHLLSCGFKHFAYCGYARTEYENTAWSGLRKISFQRRLDQAGMTVVSHYEISRAGHDRGDELRALADWLHTLPKPIGIMACNDECSQRVMEACKAAGLAVPDVAGVIGADNDEIVCGLTNPPLSSVAIDFQRAGYEAAHALSGLMRGYDGISRRILATATQVVARRSTDFVAADEPHLGKALRFIRDNARTSISVDDVARNSGVSRRSLEKRFRAAIGRSILEEIRRVRTDQIARLLVETDLPINEIAELGFAEVQHFSRYFRSIKQVSPSEYRKRFRDTAAREA
- a CDS encoding prepilin-type N-terminal cleavage/methylation domain-containing protein, with the translated sequence MHSDRYKTNAAKTQGGFTLVEVVIAIAIVATAFAGTILCYTQLARRAQWSGYSLAAQALAIQQIEQARSATYDPAQNATGANPDGRNEITNMVLIARARSGETVTGYTTNILDIPYSGNNFVFATNYVTLKPIPVGTGTGLRVWMVKVDTVWPFSWANQIRLFTNSISTYCAPDNRSGDTLFN
- a CDS encoding prepilin-type N-terminal cleavage/methylation domain-containing protein; protein product: MKLFSNPGRMGVQSRPVSLAGFTLIDIMVSMGIFSMVTVAMVYAHLFGLRYNQLVESKLGASDDARRGLGELCLHVRTAKFHSIGNMGNSGFEALEDGVQQRGNALQLILTTNQSSSITYYFETNTPGNFTLRRIRTGNLTPQIIASHLTNNFQNSLVFIAEDHKGEPIYDLSNRRVVRFILDFCQYQYPLTQVGPGNFYDRYKMEFRLTPHVPEGR